CTTTCGGCAAGGATGCCCTGGACACCGTCGCCACCCTGCCGGTAGCCGTGCCGGGGCTGATCCTGGGTGTGGCTTATATGTGGGCCTGGATCCGTTCGCCCATACCCATTTACGGCACCATTTGGATTCTGATGATCGCCTATGTGTCCCGCTTTATCCCTTACAGCCTGCGGTCCATCGAAAGCACCCTGCGCCAGATCGACAAAACCCTGGAGGAGTCGGCCAATATTTCGGGCGCTACCTGGATCCGCACATTCCGGTCGGTGTCTTTGCCGCTGCTCAAACCCGGGCTGGTGGCCGGCTTTATTCTGCTGTTTGTCACCTTTATGCGCGAGTTGAGCTGCTCGATCCTCCTGTATTCCAGCGGCAGCGAGGTGATGAGCGTGACCATGTTCGACCTGTGGCACGATGGCATGTTCCCGCACCTTGCCGCTATCGGAACAATGCAGCTTTTATTGACGGCTGTCTGCCTGATACTTTTTTCGTGGGTTTTCAAAATACGCATTACCGATGTTGTTCGCTAAGAAAATAATGGAGGGGCTGATCAAATGCCGGATGTCAGAATAGAAAAACTAATCAAAAGATTTGGAAATGTTACCGCCATAGATGGAGTGGACATTCATATCCCGGACGGTAAAATCGTGACCCTGCTGGGACCTTCAGGATGCGGCAAGACCACGACCTTGCGCTGCCTGGCCGGGTTTGAAAATGCCGATGAAGGACAGATTTGGATCGGAGACCGGCTTGTTTTCGATTCCGGGCAAAAAATTAATATTTCACCCCAGAAAAGAGGGATGGGCATGGTTTTCCAGTCCTACGCGGTCTGGCCGCACATGTCTGTTTTTGAGAATATTGCCTTTCCACTTCGGATTCGAAAAGCGTCCGGGAGTGAAGTCAATGAGCGGGTGCTGCGGGCCATGCAGATGGTGGGTATCGAGGAGTTAAAGGACCGGCTGCCCAGCGAGATAAGCGGCGGGCAGCAGCAGCGGGTGGCGTTTGCCCGGGCCATCGTATATGAACCTGCCGTGTTATTGCTGGATGAGCCCCTCAGCAACCTGGATGCCAAGTTAAGGGAGCAGATGCGGTTTGAGATTCTGGAATTGCAGCGCAAAATCGGGGTTACGACGGTATACGTAACGCACGATCAGGAAGAAGCCATGGTCCTTTCCGACGAAGTATTGGTCATGGAATTTGGCAAAGTCATCCAACGGGGTGATCCCGAAGAGATTTATTTTGACCCTGTCAATGAATTTGTGGCTGATTTTATCGGCAAGATTAACTTTTTACGCGCTTCCGTTTTAAGCCGCCGGGACGATGGATCTGTTGTCAGCATCGAAGAGGAAAGTTTTCGGACAAAAGTTCAAACAACCCGCACCAATTATGCGGAAGGTCAAAAGGTGCTGGCATCGGTCCGACCGGAAAATATCATTATTTATCCCGATAAGCCCCAGAACGAAGTCAACACCTGGCCAGCCCGGCTGGTCCGGAAAAACTTTCTGGGTGGATTATTTGATATGGTGGTCGAAGTCAAGGGCAAGGAGCTGCGGTGCCGAACCCCCTTTAGAGTCAAGGCAAAAAGCGGATCCGATATCTATATTCAGATTGACCCCAAAGATGTATTGCTGATCGGCGTTAAGAATGGGGCTAAAATTAGACAGACATAATAGATGCGCCGACGGTCGCATTTCGAATTGCTAAAAACTCACGAATAAATGAGCATAATGTCCAACAGGGCCTCGATCCATAGAAGAGAGCGGGGTTTTGTTATTTTTATACGTATGCTGGAAAGGAATGAAGATGCTTAAAGTTGCTTTGATGCCGGGAGACGGTATCGGCCCTGAGATAACCGCCGCCGCCGTGGAAGCTATCGAGGCTGCCGGTGTCAATGTCGAGTGGGTGGAGATTTTAGGAGGCGCAGCGGCGATACGGCAGCAACCGGGGACCCCGCTACCGGATGAATCCCTGGAAACCTATATCGAATGCGGGGTATGTTTAAAAGGACCGGTTGCGGTTGAGATGGAAGATGCCATGATCACGCCCGGCTGGCGGCGCGGGATTCCCGGCGGAAGACCGCCCAGATCCTACAACAGTGTTCAGAATGCGCTCAGAAGGGAAGGCGGCGGATTTGCCGCCGTCCGACTGGCCCGCAATTTTAAAGGCGTTCCGGCTCCCATCCAGGGCCTCGATATCGTTGTCGTTCGGGAGATCAGTGAAGATATTTATATCGCCCATGAATATACCACCGGGGATGATACGGCCGTGGCCCTGAAAATCATTACCCGCCGGGCCAGCGAAAAAGTGGTTCGATTCGCGTTTGAACTAGCCCGGACCCATGGCAGGAAAAAAGTGACTGCCGTGCATAAGGCCAATGTGCTCAAGCAGACCGACGGTCTTTTCTTGAGGGTTGCCAGGGAGATTGCCCCCGCCTATCCTGAAATCGTATTTGAAGACAGGTATGTGGATGCCAGCTGTGCGCTGGTGGTTGCCCGGCCGGCCCTTTTTAGTGTGGCGGTCATGCCGAACCAGTATGGGGACATCATGTCGGATCTGTGTTCTTCGGCGGCCGGCAGCCTGGGGCTCGGGGCCGGTGCGACCTACGGGACGGAAGCATCTTTATTCGAACCGGTTCACGGTACAGCCCCGGATATCGCCGGAAAAGGGATTGCCAATCCGGTTTCACAGATCCTCAGCGGTGTTCTGATGCTGCGTCATTTAGGAGAAGAGGCGGCAGCGGCCAAAATTGAACAGGCCGTTGCGGACGCGCTGTTGAATCCTGAAAATCATACCCCCGACCTGGGCGGAAAAGCGACCACCCGGGAGCTGACCCGGTCGATCGTTGAGCGGGTTTAGCTTTCGTCTTTTACACAGGGGACACAGCTGACCGCCTGGGGCAGGACCAGCACCCGGGCATGCGGCCCTTTCAGGGCCAGGGCGGCGTCAATGGCGGCTTGGGCGGTTGCCGCCGGCTTGAAAAACATCTGGGAGGCCTCTTCCGCAGGGATTCCGTCGCAGAAAATATGGACGCTGTAATGCGCCAGCGCCCTGGCGCACATAAATGCCTTAGAGGAGTGGTCCTTGGTAAATCCTTCACACTCAAAGCGGGCAATCACGTCCCGCGGAGTTTCAGCCTGTTTGAGCCAGTCGGCGTATTTGCCGATGCCGTCGCGGCATTCGGCCAGCAACACGATGGCCCCATCGGCTGCGACAACCATCTCGGCGGTGGACATGGCCTTTTGGGACTGGTGCAGATCGATATCCCGGGGATATCCGCCGGGGGTGACAATCACCACATCAAATTGATGGGGAAGATCCAGCTGCCAGCTTTTCCGGCAGATGGAAACGCCATTCGCGTGGGCCGTTTCCAGTTCGCCGGCAACGGCCGCCACCACCTGGCCGCATGAATTCTTGACGACATTCAGAATGAAATCGACCCCGACCTTGCGGGCGACCTTTACGGCTTCTTCGTGAAAGGGATTTCCTTTCATCCACCCATAGGCCGGATGATAAGGGCGAATCGGCAGGGAATGATGCTGGTTTAAGGATTTCAATCCGGCAACCCCCGGCATGACGCTTTTGCGGCCGCCGCTGTAGCCGGCGCCGTGGTGCGGCGTAATCAGGCCGGTTGCAATTTTAAATGCGCCCTTGGCCACCAGCCGGTTGATCCATACCGGCAGCCCCGAATCCGTATGGCCGAGGCTGGTGAGATTGTCGCGGTCGTCGCAGTCATGATTGACAACCCGCAGCCGGGAAGCCAGGCCGGGGCCGATCATGGCCTTGATTTCTTCGCCGGTGTTGGG
This is a stretch of genomic DNA from Desulfobacterales bacterium. It encodes these proteins:
- a CDS encoding ABC transporter ATP-binding protein; protein product: MPDVRIEKLIKRFGNVTAIDGVDIHIPDGKIVTLLGPSGCGKTTTLRCLAGFENADEGQIWIGDRLVFDSGQKINISPQKRGMGMVFQSYAVWPHMSVFENIAFPLRIRKASGSEVNERVLRAMQMVGIEELKDRLPSEISGGQQQRVAFARAIVYEPAVLLLDEPLSNLDAKLREQMRFEILELQRKIGVTTVYVTHDQEEAMVLSDEVLVMEFGKVIQRGDPEEIYFDPVNEFVADFIGKINFLRASVLSRRDDGSVVSIEEESFRTKVQTTRTNYAEGQKVLASVRPENIIIYPDKPQNEVNTWPARLVRKNFLGGLFDMVVEVKGKELRCRTPFRVKAKSGSDIYIQIDPKDVLLIGVKNGAKIRQT
- a CDS encoding isocitrate/isopropylmalate dehydrogenase family protein, whose product is MLKVALMPGDGIGPEITAAAVEAIEAAGVNVEWVEILGGAAAIRQQPGTPLPDESLETYIECGVCLKGPVAVEMEDAMITPGWRRGIPGGRPPRSYNSVQNALRREGGGFAAVRLARNFKGVPAPIQGLDIVVVREISEDIYIAHEYTTGDDTAVALKIITRRASEKVVRFAFELARTHGRKKVTAVHKANVLKQTDGLFLRVAREIAPAYPEIVFEDRYVDASCALVVARPALFSVAVMPNQYGDIMSDLCSSAAGSLGLGAGATYGTEASLFEPVHGTAPDIAGKGIANPVSQILSGVLMLRHLGEEAAAAKIEQAVADALLNPENHTPDLGGKATTRELTRSIVERV
- the larA gene encoding nickel-dependent lactate racemase, whose translation is MKIELPYGDTSLAVEVPDHARVVIPEDLAGVADIRTEIRRAIDNPIGTPLLTQLAAGKSDAVIVINDITRPAPSGIMLEELLRDLSVAGINEDKVTVVIATGNHRPNTGEEIKAMIGPGLASRLRVVNHDCDDRDNLTSLGHTDSGLPVWINRLVAKGAFKIATGLITPHHGAGYSGGRKSVMPGVAGLKSLNQHHSLPIRPYHPAYGWMKGNPFHEEAVKVARKVGVDFILNVVKNSCGQVVAAVAGELETAHANGVSICRKSWQLDLPHQFDVVIVTPGGYPRDIDLHQSQKAMSTAEMVVAADGAIVLLAECRDGIGKYADWLKQAETPRDVIARFECEGFTKDHSSKAFMCARALAHYSVHIFCDGIPAEEASQMFFKPAATAQAAIDAALALKGPHARVLVLPQAVSCVPCVKDES